A single window of Salmo salar chromosome ssa21, Ssal_v3.1, whole genome shotgun sequence DNA harbors:
- the LOC123729546 gene encoding basic proline-rich protein-like, whose protein sequence is MERHRTIKKRFPPQSPHRNQQDATDNQPALSHRPGCPRPTDQAAPVPQTRLPCPTDQAAPVPQTRLPRPTNQAAPVPQTRLPRPTNQAAPVPQTRLPPSHRPGCPRPTDQAAPVPQTRLPPSHRPGCPRPTDQAAPVPQTSLPCPTDQAAPVPQTRLPPSHKPGCPRPTNQAAPVPQTRLPPSHRPGCPRPTDQVAPVPQTRLPPSYPRPTDQAAPSHRPGCPVLPPSHRPGCPVLPRPTDQAAPVPQTRLPRPTDQAAPSCPRPTDQAAPSYPRPTDQAAPVPQTRLPPSHRPGCPVLPPSHRPGCPVPQTRLPRPAPSHRPGCPVLPPSHRPGCPCPTDQAAPVPQTRLPRPTDQAAPSCPRPTDQAAPSHRPGCPVPQTRLPRPAPVPGCPVPQTRLPRPAPVPGCPVPQTRLPRPAPSHRPGCPGPKLPPSHRPGCPGPRLPPSHRPGCPVLPPSHRPGCPVPQTRLPRPAPVPQTRLPPSHRPGCPRPTDQAAPVPQTRLLRPAPVPQTRLPRPTDQAAPSCPRPTDQAAPSHRPGCPVPQTRLPRPAPVPGCPVPQTRLPRPAPVPGCPVPQTRLPRPAPVPQTRLPRSQAAPVPQTRLPRSQAAPSHRPGCPVPVPQTRLPRSQAAPVPQTRLPRPAPVPQTRLPPSQPAPVPQTRLPPSHRPGCPRPAPVPQTRLPRSQAAPVLPPSHRPGCPGPTDQADPVPGCPRPTDQAAPVPQTRLTRSQAAPVPQTRLPRSQAAPVLQTRLPRSQAAPVPQTRLPRSQAAPVPQTRLTRSQAASRLH, encoded by the exons ATGGAGAGACACAGGACTATAAAGAAGAGATTCCCCCCCCAGTCCCCTCATAGAAACCAACAGGATGCTACGGACA ACCAGCCTGCCCTGTCCCACAGACCAGGCTGTCCCCGTCCCACAGACCAGGCTGCCCCCGTCCCACAGACCAGGCTGCCCTGTCCCACAGACCAGGCTGCCCCCGTCCCACAGACCAGGCTGCCCCGTCCCACAAACCAGGCTGCCCCCGTCCCACAAACCAGGCTGCCCCGTCCCACAAACCAGGCTGCCCCCGTCCCACAAACCAGGCTGCCCCCGTCCCACAGACCAGGCTGTCCCCGTCCCACAGACCAGGCTGCCCCCGTCCCACAGACCAGGCTGCCCCCGTCCCACAGACCAGGCTGTCCCCGTCCCACAGACCAGGCTGCCCCCGTCCCACAGACCAGCCTGCCCTGTCCCACAGACCAGGCTGCCCCCGTCCCACAGACCAGGCTGCCCCCGTCCCACAAACCAGGCTGCCCCCGTCCCACAAACCAGGCTGCCCCCGTCCCACAAACCAGGCTGCCCCCGTCCCACAGACCAGGTTGCCCCCGTCCCACAGACCAGGTTGCCCCCGTCCCACAGACCAGGCTGCCCCCGTCCTACCCCCGTCCCACAGACCAGGCTGCCCCGTCCCACAGACCAGGCTGCCCCGTCCTGCCCCCGTCCCACAGACCAGGCTGCCCCGTCCTGCCCCGTCCCACAGACCAGGCTGCCCCCGTCCCACAGACCAGGCTGCCCCGTCCCACAGACCAGGCTGCCCCGTCCTGCCCCCGTCCCACAGACCAGGCTGCCCCGTCCTACCCCCGTCCCACAGACCAGGCTGCCCCCGTCCCACAGACCAGGCTGCCCCCGTCCCACAGACCAGGCTGCCCCGTCCTGCCCCCGTCCCACAGACCAGGCTGCCCCGTCCCACAGACCAGGCTGCCCCGTCCTGCCCCGTCCCACAGACCAGGCTGCCCCGTCCTGCCCCCGTCCCACAGACCAGGCTGCCCCTGTCCCACAGACCAGGCTGCCCCCGTCCCACAGACCAGGCTGCCCCGTCCCACAGACCAGGCTGCTCCGTCCTGCCCCCGTCCCACAGACCAGGCTGCCCCGTCCCACAGACCAGGCTGCCCCGTCCCACAGACCAGGCTGCCCCGTCCTGCCCCCGTCCCAGGCTGCCCCGTCCCACAGACCAGGCTGCCCCGTCCTGCCCCCGTCCCAGGCTGCCCCGTCCCACAGACCAGGCTGCCCCGTCCTGCCCCGTCCCACAGACCAGGCTGCCCCGGTCCCAAGCTGCCCCCGTCCCACAGACCAGGCTGCCCCGGTCCCAGGCTGCCCCCGTCCCACAGACCAGGCTGCCCCGTCCTGCCCCCGTCCCACAGACCAGGCTGCCCCGTCCCACAGACCAGGCTGCCCCGTCCTGCCCCCGTCCCACAGACCAGGCTGCCCCCGTCCCACAGACCAGGCTGCCCCCGTCCCACAGACCAGGCTGCCCCCGTCCCACAGACCAGGCTGCTCCGTCCTGCCCCCGTCCCACAGACCAGGCTGCCCCGTCCCACAGACCAGGCTGCTCCGTCCTGCCCCCGTCCCACAGACCAGGCTGCCCCGTCCCACAGACCAGGCTGCCCCGTCCCACAGACCAGGCTGCCCCGTCCTGCCCCCGTCCCAGGCTGCCCCGTCCCACAGACCAGGCTGCCCCGTCCTGCCCCCGTCCCAGGCTGCCCCGTCCCACAGACCAGGCTGCCCCGTCCTGCCCCCGTCCCACAGACCAGGCTGCCCCGGTCCCAAGCTGCCCCCGTCCCACAGACCAGGCTGCCCCGGTCCCAGGCTGCCCCGTCCCACAGACCAGGCTGCCCTGTCCCCGTCCCACAGACCAGGCTGCCCCGGTCCCAGGCTGCCCCCGTCCCACAGACCAGGCTGCCCCGTCCTGCCCCCGTCCCACAGACCAGGCTGCCCCCGTCCCAGCCTGCCCCCGTCCCACAGACCAGGCTGCCCCCGTCCCACAGACCAGGCTGCCCCCGTCCTGCCCCCGTCCCACAGACCAGGCTGCCCCGGTCCCAGGCTGCCCCCGTTCTGCCCCCGTCCCACAGACCAGGCTGCCCCGGTCCCACAGACCAGGCTGACCCGGTCCCAGGCTGCCCCCGTCCCACAGACCAGGCTGCCCCGGTCCCACAGACCAGGCTGACCCGATCCCAGGCTGCCCCCGTCCCACAGACCAGGCTGCCCCGGTCCCAGGCTgcccctgtcctacagaccaggctgcCCCGGTCCCAGGCTGCCCCCGTCCCACAGACCAGGCTGCCCCGGTCCCAGGCTGCCCCCGTCCCACAGACCAGGCTGACCCGGTCCCAGGCTGCCTCCAGATTGCACTAG